The window TCGCGCAATCGCAGGGTTGTAGCTGAGTGTGGACTTCCATGCAGTCACTCCTTGTTGAAGTAGGAACGGCCCAATCCGAGCCGATCTTCGATAAGACAGGAAACACCTTGCGCAAGCAAGGCCCCGTCGCCACAGAGGTAAATTCCTACGAGATTTTCGGATCACCTCTTGCCGCACCGCTGTGAGTGCACGGCTTTCTGTGGGAGCAAAGCTTGCTCGCGATGCAGGCACCTCGGCCCCCCGGAAGACCGCGTCATCTTCATCGCGGGCAAGCCTTGCTCCCACCATAGGTGAGCGCCTAACCACTAGCGCCGCCCCGTGCGTGTACTCACATCCACCCACACCGCCAGCACCAGAATGCTGCCCTTGACGATCATCTGCCAGTAACTGTCGACGTCGAGCATGGACATGCCGTTGTCCAGGCTGGTGATCACCAGCGCGCCGAGCAGGGCGCCGTAGACGGTGCCGGAGCCGCCGCGCATGGAGGTGCCGCCGATGAAGCAGGCGGCAATGGCGTCGAGTTCACCCATGCTGCCGGCCGAGGGTGAGCCCGCGGCCAGGCGAGCGGTGTTGACCACGCCCGCCAGGGCGCACATCACGCCCATGATGCCGAAGATCCACAGCTTCACCGCCTGCACGTTGATGCCGGACAGGCGCGTGGCTTCCATGTTGCTGCCCACCGAGTAGACCCGTCGCCCAAACACGGTCTGGCTGGTGACGTAGCTGAACACGCCGAGCAGCATCAGCAGAAGCAGCACGGGAACCGGAATACCGTCGTAGCTGTTGAGGGTATAGACGAACCCGGCCAGCACTGCGCCGATCAGCACCACGCGCAATACGTCACGCACCAGAGAGTGGGCCGCCAGGCCATGCAGGGCGCGATTGCGCCGCTGTTTCCAGGTCAGGAACAGGGTCAAGGCAAACAGCAGCACGCCCAGGCCCGTGCCGACGGAGTGCGGCAAATAACCCTGGCCGATGTAGACCAGCTCCGGTGACACCGGGGCGATGGTGGTGCCGTCGGTAATCCCCAGCAGAATGCCGCGAAAGGCGAGCATGCCGCCCAGGCCGACAATGAACGACGGGATGCGCAGGTAGGCGGTCATGTAGCCGTTACCCAGGCCAATCACCAGGCCGCACAAGGCGACCAGGCTCAGGTTCGCCAGCAGCGGGATGTGATAGATCACGTCGAGAATCGCCGCCAGGCCACCGAGCAATCCAAGCAGTGAACCCACCGACAGATCGATCTCACCGCTGATGATCACCAGCACCATGCCGCAGGCCAGAATCCCGGTGATGGACATCTGCCGCAGCAGGTTGGAGAGGTTGCGCGGGGTCAGGAACCCGCCCTCGGTCTGCCAACTGAAAAACAGCCAGATCACCGCCACGGCGATCACCAGCGCGAGCATTTTGTAGCGGCTGAAGAGTTGCTTGACCTGATTCATCTACGCGGACTTCCGATCATTATTGTTATGGTCTTCGGGGTGGCTGAGGGCGGCGGCGAGCACCTGTTCCTGTGTGAGTTCGTGGTTGATGAAGTCACCGCGCAATTGGCCTTCGCCGATCACCAGCACGCGGTCGGACACCCCCAGCACTTCGGCCAGTTCCGAGGACACCATGATGATCGACACGCCTTCGGCGGCCAGCGCGCCCATCAGCTTGTAGATCTCGTACTTGGCGCCGACATCCACGCCCCGGGTCGGCTCATCGAGAATCAGCACGCGCGGTTGGGTCAGCAGCATTTTGGCCAGCACGGCTTTTTGCTGGTTGCCGCCGGAGAGGCTGGTGATTGGCAGGAACGGGCTCGCGGTCTTAAGGTGCATGCGCGAGATTTCCCGGTCGATGCTGCCCAACTCCGCTTCGGTGTCGATACGGGTCATTTTCGAGTAGTTGTCCAGCACCGCCAGGGTGATGTTCTGGCCCACCCCCAGGTCGGGAATGATGCCTTGGCGCTTGCGGTCTTCAGGCACCATGCACAGGCCTGCGCGGATTGACTTGAGGGGCGTGCGCGTGTCGATCGGTTGGCCGTCGAGCCAGACTTCGCCTTCATGGCGGCCGGGGTAGGCGCCGAACAGTGCCGACACCAGTTCCGTGCGGCCGGCGCCGACCAGCCCGGCGATGCCGAGTATTTCCCCGCGCTTGAGGACGAACGAAATGTCGTCGACCCGTTTGCGTTTGGGGTTGTCGACGTCGTAGCAGGTGATATGGCGCGCCTCGAAAATCACCTCGCCGATGTCATGGGGTTCGGTGGGGTAGAGGTTGCTCATTTCTCGTCCGACCATCTGGGTGATGATCTTCGGGATGTCCATGTCGGTCATGGCGGTGGTGGCGATGTGTTTGCCGTCGCGGATCACCGAAATGGTGTCGCACACGGCGGCCACTTCATCGAGCTTGTGGGAGATGTACACGCAGGCGACGCCCTTGGCCTTGAGGTCGCGGATGATGTCCAGCAGCACCTCGATTTCCGAGCGGGTCAGGGCCGAGGAGGGTTCATCGAGAATCAGCAGGCGCGCCTGTTTGTTCAGCGCCTTGGCGATTTCCACCAACTGCTGGTAACCCCCGCCGTATTGTGAAACCGGCAGCGAGACGTTCATGTCCGGCACCTTGAGTTCACGCATCAGGGCTTCGGCACGGTGGATCATTGCCGGGTAGTTCATGCGTCCGCCGGGCAGCGTCAGCTCATGGCCCATGAAGATGTTTTCGGCCACCGACAGGTCGGGGACCAGGGTCAGTTCCTGATGAATGATGACGATCCCGGCGGCTTCGGTTTCGCTGATGGACTGCGCCTTGAGCGGCTGTCCGTCCCAGACAATTTCACCGTCCCAGGTGCCGTACGGGTAGACCGCCGACAGGACTTTCATCAGCGTGGATTTACCGGCGCCGTTCTCACCGCACAGGCCGACGCATTCACCTGGCCTGACCTTGATGTCGATGCCATTGAGGGCTTTGACACCGCCGAAGCTTTTGACGATGCCGTTCATTTGCAGCAGGTAGTCGGACATGGCGAGGGCTCATATGAAAAGGGCTCACACATAGGCAGAGGTGGTGACAGCCCTGGGGCCAGGCATCTCAGATGCAGCTAGCCAAGCAAAGCCCCTGTGGGAGCGAGCCTGCTCGCGATGGCGGCAGCACATACAACATCGATGCAAACTGAACCACCGCTATCGCGAGCAGGCTCGCTCCCACAGGTCTCATCCAACCCAGGGTTGTCCCAGGATCACTGCCCAGCGATCTGCGCCTTGGTATAGAACCCATCTTTTTCCAGCAGGTCGATGTTGTCCTTGGTCAACGGGGTCGGGGTGAGCAGGATGGTGTCGACTTTCTTGCTGCCATTGTCGTATTGCGAGGTGTAGGTGGGTTTCTCGTTACGCGCCAGTTGCACCGAGAGCTTGGCCGCTTCGGTGGCGATCAGTTTCAGCGGCTTGTAGACGGTCATGGTCTGGGTGCCGTCGATCACTCGCTTGACCGCTGCCAGGTCGGCGTCCTGGCCCGAGATCGGCACCTTGCCGGCCATTTTCTGCGCGGCCAGTGCCTGGATGGCACCGCCTGCGGTGGCGTCGTTGGAGGCGACGATGCCATCGATCTTGTTGTCGTTACGGGTCAGGGCGTTTTCAACGATGCTCAAGGCTTCGGTGGGGTTCCATTCCTTGACCCACTGTTGCCCGACAATCTTGATATCGCCCTTGTCGATGGCCGGTTGCAGCACTTTCATCTGGCCTTCGCGCAGGACCTTGGCGTTGTTGTCCGTGGGCGCGCCGCCGAGCAAGAAGTAGTTGCCCTTGGGCGCGGCTTTCAACACGCCGCTGGCCTGCATCTCGCCGACTTTTTCGTTATCGAAGGAAATGTAGGCGTCGATGTCGGCATTGAGGATCAGGCGGTCATAGGACACCACCTTGATCCCGGCCTTCTTGGCTTCGGCCACGGCATTGGTCAACACGGTGGCGTTGAACGGCACGATGACGATCACATCGACGCCCCGGGAGATGAGGTTTTCGATCTGGGAAATCTGTTTCTGCTCGTTGGCATCGGCCGACTGGACGAAGACTTTGGCGTCCATTTTTTCCGCCGCCGCGACGAAGTAGTCACGGTCCCGCGACCAGCGTTCCAGGCGCAGATCATCGATGGAGAAACCGATTTTCGGGTTGGTGGCGTCGGCCATGACCGGAAGCGAGAGCAGGGCGAGGGCGCCGGCGAGCAGCGTGAGTTTCAGTTTTTTCATGGTGGTGCGTCCTTTTATTGTTGTTCGAAAGACACTGCCTGACGATGAACGTGATGCGGGTAGAACTGTAGAGACTCCCGGGGGGCCGCGAGCAGAGATTTGTCGCGAGAATGTAACAACCTCTGCGCAGCGAACGGGGCCTGGTGTCAGGGGTAGATGAACCGGTTGACCACGTTTTCGAGCATCTCTTGCCGACCACTCACAGCCTGTGGATTGAGCTCGTTGTCGAAGGCGTGTTCGGCCAGTGAAGCGAGGCTGAACTCACCCGCCAGCACCGCCTGACCGAACGGTTGCTGCCAGCCGGCGTAGCGTTGGTCCTTGAACTGCTGGAGGCGGTCGTTCTGCACCATCGCCGCTGCACGTTCCAGGGCCAGGGCGAGGACGTCCATGGCCGCGACGTGGCCGTGGAACAGGTCAATCTCGTCCAGGCTCTGACGACGGACCTTGGAGTCGAAGTTGAAGCCGCCATTGCTGAACCCGCCGGCCTTGAGGATTTCATAGGTGGCCAGGGTCATCTCTTCGACGCTGTTGGGGAACTGGTCAGTGTCCCAGCCGTTCTGCGGATCGCCACGGTTGGCGTCGATGCTGCCGAAGATCCCCAGGGAGACGGCTGTGGCGATCTCATGATGGAAACTGTGCCCGGCCAGGGTCGCGTGGTTGGCCTCGATGTTGACCTTGATCTCCTTTTCCAGGCCGAACTGTTGCAGGAAGCCGAACACCGTGGCGCTGTCGTAATCGTATTGGTGCTTGGTCGGTTCCTGTGGCTTGGGTTCGATCAGCAGATCGCCCTTGAAACCGATCTTGTGCTTGTGCTCGACCACCATGCCCATGAAGCGCCCCAGTTGTTCGCGCTCGCGTTTCAGATCGGTATTGAGCAGGGTCTCGTAACCTTCACGACCGCCCCACAACACGTAGTTGGCCCCCTTGAGACGCAGGGTGGCGTTCATCGCGCTGAACACTTGGGCGGCGGCGCAGGCGAACACTTGCGGGTCCGGGTTGCTGGCGGCGCCTGCGGCAAAGCGCGGGTTGCTGAAGCAGTTGGCGGTGCCCCACAGCAGCTTGATCC is drawn from Pseudomonas rhizophila and contains these coding sequences:
- a CDS encoding sugar ABC transporter permease gives rise to the protein MNQVKQLFSRYKMLALVIAVAVIWLFFSWQTEGGFLTPRNLSNLLRQMSITGILACGMVLVIISGEIDLSVGSLLGLLGGLAAILDVIYHIPLLANLSLVALCGLVIGLGNGYMTAYLRIPSFIVGLGGMLAFRGILLGITDGTTIAPVSPELVYIGQGYLPHSVGTGLGVLLFALTLFLTWKQRRNRALHGLAAHSLVRDVLRVVLIGAVLAGFVYTLNSYDGIPVPVLLLLMLLGVFSYVTSQTVFGRRVYSVGSNMEATRLSGINVQAVKLWIFGIMGVMCALAGVVNTARLAAGSPSAGSMGELDAIAACFIGGTSMRGGSGTVYGALLGALVITSLDNGMSMLDVDSYWQMIVKGSILVLAVWVDVSTRTGRR
- the xylG gene encoding D-xylose ABC transporter ATP-binding protein, translated to MSDYLLQMNGIVKSFGGVKALNGIDIKVRPGECVGLCGENGAGKSTLMKVLSAVYPYGTWDGEIVWDGQPLKAQSISETEAAGIVIIHQELTLVPDLSVAENIFMGHELTLPGGRMNYPAMIHRAEALMRELKVPDMNVSLPVSQYGGGYQQLVEIAKALNKQARLLILDEPSSALTRSEIEVLLDIIRDLKAKGVACVYISHKLDEVAAVCDTISVIRDGKHIATTAMTDMDIPKIITQMVGREMSNLYPTEPHDIGEVIFEARHITCYDVDNPKRKRVDDISFVLKRGEILGIAGLVGAGRTELVSALFGAYPGRHEGEVWLDGQPIDTRTPLKSIRAGLCMVPEDRKRQGIIPDLGVGQNITLAVLDNYSKMTRIDTEAELGSIDREISRMHLKTASPFLPITSLSGGNQQKAVLAKMLLTQPRVLILDEPTRGVDVGAKYEIYKLMGALAAEGVSIIMVSSELAEVLGVSDRVLVIGEGQLRGDFINHELTQEQVLAAALSHPEDHNNNDRKSA
- the xylF gene encoding D-xylose ABC transporter substrate-binding protein, whose amino-acid sequence is MKKLKLTLLAGALALLSLPVMADATNPKIGFSIDDLRLERWSRDRDYFVAAAEKMDAKVFVQSADANEQKQISQIENLISRGVDVIVIVPFNATVLTNAVAEAKKAGIKVVSYDRLILNADIDAYISFDNEKVGEMQASGVLKAAPKGNYFLLGGAPTDNNAKVLREGQMKVLQPAIDKGDIKIVGQQWVKEWNPTEALSIVENALTRNDNKIDGIVASNDATAGGAIQALAAQKMAGKVPISGQDADLAAVKRVIDGTQTMTVYKPLKLIATEAAKLSVQLARNEKPTYTSQYDNGSKKVDTILLTPTPLTKDNIDLLEKDGFYTKAQIAGQ
- the xylA gene encoding xylose isomerase; its protein translation is MSYFPAIDKVRYEGPASDSPLAFRHYDADKLVLGKPMREHLRMAVCYWHTFVWPGSDVFGAGTFQRPWQHAGDPMELAIGKAEAAFEFFSKLGIDYYCFHDTDVAPEGHSLKEYRNHFAQMVDHLERHQEQTGIKLLWGTANCFSNPRFAAGAASNPDPQVFACAAAQVFSAMNATLRLKGANYVLWGGREGYETLLNTDLKREREQLGRFMGMVVEHKHKIGFKGDLLIEPKPQEPTKHQYDYDSATVFGFLQQFGLEKEIKVNIEANHATLAGHSFHHEIATAVSLGIFGSIDANRGDPQNGWDTDQFPNSVEEMTLATYEILKAGGFSNGGFNFDSKVRRQSLDEIDLFHGHVAAMDVLALALERAAAMVQNDRLQQFKDQRYAGWQQPFGQAVLAGEFSLASLAEHAFDNELNPQAVSGRQEMLENVVNRFIYP